One Leptospira noumeaensis DNA window includes the following coding sequences:
- the ccoG gene encoding cytochrome c oxidase accessory protein CcoG, which translates to MIISRPQTGKVRTRRNFVMSFLVGLFLVAPWVVLPDGSPLIRLDIPQRMFHLFGGLFIPQEGLILWFFLLTMGLSLFFFTSVIGRVWCGWGCPQTIYTDLFDRIGRFVLDSKYGKKDASILGKYIVYFLWIVVSFIASFHWIAYFVSPYEMMADYINLAAFKQTHFYFTLFFTAAMFIDIGFIREQFCRYACPYARFQTLLMDEHSWNVTYDFKRGEPRRDGKTKIGDCIACNMCVVVCPTGIDIRDGLQVGCVACGKCVDACTSIMAKENKKTLIGYFSLKQIETGAKIKWIRPRTVIYAILLTVVITGAIIQLVTRTPMSMIAASNKSMPPILIPDNKIRAFVALRIQNIAPVEKEFQLSAFDTRHGKEILIRSGEENNKFKLGSGEIKSISVVLETQSLTEKELNEGYLPGSIVLNNAEDPGERLEKKLSLTLPRR; encoded by the coding sequence ATGATCATATCAAGACCACAAACTGGTAAAGTTAGAACACGAAGAAACTTCGTTATGAGTTTTCTCGTTGGTTTATTCTTGGTTGCTCCATGGGTGGTGTTACCAGACGGTTCACCCCTCATTCGACTGGACATTCCGCAAAGAATGTTTCACCTGTTTGGTGGTCTTTTTATCCCTCAAGAAGGACTCATCTTATGGTTTTTTCTTCTTACCATGGGACTCTCACTTTTCTTTTTCACCTCTGTCATTGGCCGTGTTTGGTGCGGATGGGGGTGTCCTCAAACAATTTACACCGATCTTTTCGATAGAATTGGTCGGTTTGTTTTAGATTCAAAATACGGAAAAAAAGATGCCTCTATTTTAGGTAAGTATATTGTTTATTTTCTCTGGATTGTTGTTTCTTTTATCGCTTCTTTTCATTGGATCGCTTACTTTGTTAGCCCCTATGAAATGATGGCCGACTATATTAACTTAGCGGCTTTCAAGCAAACCCACTTTTATTTTACATTATTTTTTACAGCAGCAATGTTTATCGATATCGGATTCATCCGTGAACAGTTCTGTCGTTATGCTTGCCCTTATGCCAGATTCCAAACTCTCCTGATGGACGAACATTCTTGGAATGTAACTTATGATTTCAAACGTGGAGAACCTCGCCGGGATGGAAAAACCAAAATCGGAGACTGCATTGCATGTAATATGTGTGTGGTGGTCTGCCCTACTGGGATCGATATCCGCGATGGACTTCAAGTCGGTTGTGTGGCTTGCGGAAAATGTGTGGATGCCTGCACTTCCATCATGGCAAAAGAAAACAAAAAAACTTTGATTGGATATTTTTCGCTAAAACAAATTGAAACTGGCGCAAAAATCAAATGGATCAGACCAAGAACTGTCATTTATGCAATTTTACTTACTGTAGTCATCACAGGTGCCATCATCCAACTTGTCACGAGAACTCCTATGTCAATGATTGCGGCATCAAATAAATCCATGCCTCCCATTTTAATTCCAGATAATAAAATTAGAGCCTTTGTTGCTCTACGCATTCAAAACATTGCGCCGGTCGAAAAAGAATTCCAACTTTCGGCCTTTGATACAAGACATGGAAAAGAAATCCTAATTCGTTCCGGTGAAGAAAATAACAAGTTCAAATTGGGATCAGGTGAAATCAAAAGTATATCAGTGGTTTTGGAAACTCAATCTCTGACAGAGAAAGAGTTAAATGAAGGTTACCTACCCGGTTCCATTGTGTTAAACAATGCAGAGGATCCAGGCGAACGATTGGAGAAAAAACTCTCCTTAACATTACCAAGGAGGTAA
- a CDS encoding c-type cytochrome: MKEPKEVDGIFQADNPMPTWWKLVWLISIIVSIGYVAYFHWYSEWPQEVAFEKEVAEHEAQFPAKQAVVANTEDGSNPYRDDAVAIKEGEGTYKQICSACHGPTAEGAVGPSLVDKDWIHGNTDQEVFNNIMKGIGPERQKLNRGGMPAWEGLGAEKVYAVMAWIATKNSSLVKAK, translated from the coding sequence ATGAAAGAACCAAAAGAAGTAGACGGAATCTTCCAAGCCGATAATCCCATGCCCACTTGGTGGAAATTGGTTTGGCTCATCAGTATCATCGTTTCCATCGGTTACGTTGCATACTTTCACTGGTATTCTGAATGGCCACAAGAAGTAGCCTTTGAGAAAGAAGTTGCAGAACATGAAGCACAATTCCCTGCAAAACAAGCAGTGGTTGCAAATACAGAAGATGGATCAAATCCATACCGTGACGATGCAGTTGCGATCAAAGAAGGTGAAGGAACTTACAAACAAATTTGTTCCGCTTGCCATGGCCCAACGGCAGAAGGTGCTGTAGGACCAAGTCTTGTGGACAAAGATTGGATTCATGGCAACACGGATCAAGAAGTGTTTAACAACATCATGAAAGGTATTGGACCTGAAAGGCAAAAACTGAACCGAGGGGGAATGCCAGCTTGGGAAGGTTTAGGTGCTGAAAAAGTTTATGCTGTAATGGCATGGATTGCCACTAAAAATAGTAGTTTGGTAAAGGCTAAGTAA
- the ccoO gene encoding cytochrome-c oxidase, cbb3-type subunit II, whose amino-acid sequence MLGFNKFLDWFSEIADHWDTKGVKFTLYTTIAVVIGGLFELIPPFFLTKTVTPISTVKPYSALELAGRDTYQKEGCIGCHTQMVRPFKWEVDRFDPTKAYGRTGYSKGGEYVYDHPFLWGSKRTGPDLAHESQMLRSDEWHKNHLINPRTVGGVPNSIMPAYPWLFEESHKVDVEQVVSNMKALKAIGVPYTEEDFANAPSLLKDKTEGDALVAYLQKLGKDSAELQKGMK is encoded by the coding sequence ATGTTAGGATTTAACAAATTCTTAGATTGGTTTTCCGAAATTGCGGATCATTGGGACACAAAAGGTGTTAAGTTTACACTTTATACAACCATTGCCGTTGTGATTGGAGGACTTTTTGAACTCATCCCACCGTTCTTTTTAACAAAAACGGTGACTCCCATTTCTACGGTAAAACCTTACTCTGCTTTGGAACTTGCAGGTCGTGACACTTACCAAAAAGAAGGATGTATCGGATGCCATACACAAATGGTTCGACCATTCAAATGGGAAGTCGATCGATTTGATCCAACTAAGGCATATGGACGAACAGGATATTCAAAAGGTGGAGAGTATGTTTATGACCATCCATTCCTTTGGGGTTCCAAAAGAACTGGTCCAGACTTAGCACATGAATCTCAAATGCTTCGTTCTGACGAATGGCATAAAAACCATTTGATCAATCCAAGAACTGTGGGTGGTGTACCCAACTCCATCATGCCAGCTTACCCATGGTTATTTGAAGAATCACATAAAGTTGATGTAGAACAAGTTGTATCCAACATGAAAGCCCTAAAAGCCATCGGAGTTCCTTACACAGAAGAAGACTTTGCCAATGCACCATCACTTCTCAAGGATAAAACCGAAGGAGACGCGCTGGTTGCTTACCTACAAAAACTGGGTAAAGATTCAGCAGAGTTACAAAAAGGGATGAAGTAA
- the ccoN gene encoding cytochrome-c oxidase, cbb3-type subunit I: MATEKTQYDDFIVKGFIISALVWGVASMTFGVIIAFQLVYPQLNFELPWTSFGRLRPLHTNAAIFGFALSVIFATAYHTVQRLCRTRMWNDTLSKIHLALYNLSIVLAAITLPLGYSQSKEYAELEWPIDLLIVVWYVIFFANYLMTVIKRKEEQMYVAIWFYIASFVTVPLLFIVNNIVIPAGFLKSYSVYAGVFDANIQWWYGHNAVAFVLTTPFLGLMYYYLPKHIKQPIYSHRLSIIHFWSLIFIYIWAGPHHLLYSPIPEWLQTTGMVFSIMLWMPSWGGMLNGFLTLTQAKDKIKVDATLKMMLAAVTFYGMSTFEGPLLSIRAVSALGHNTDWIIGHVHSGTLGWVGFMSAAALYYLVPRLWNSNLYSEKLANAHFWLGTLGILLYIISMWVSGITEGSMWRAVGENGELVYKDWVEIVEFLKPFRLFRAIGGTLYLTGIILMVYNFIKTIQNKDSGFVEQDLRIGVKS, translated from the coding sequence TTGGCTACGGAAAAAACTCAATATGATGATTTTATCGTAAAAGGGTTTATCATTTCAGCGTTAGTCTGGGGCGTCGCATCAATGACATTTGGTGTCATTATTGCCTTCCAACTTGTGTATCCACAGCTGAATTTTGAATTACCTTGGACGAGCTTCGGAAGGTTAAGACCTCTACATACCAATGCTGCCATATTTGGATTTGCATTGAGTGTTATCTTCGCCACAGCCTATCATACAGTACAACGATTGTGCCGAACTAGAATGTGGAACGACACTCTTTCCAAAATACATCTAGCACTGTATAACCTATCAATTGTCCTTGCAGCAATTACCTTACCACTTGGATACAGCCAATCAAAAGAATATGCCGAATTAGAATGGCCTATCGACTTATTGATTGTTGTATGGTATGTAATTTTCTTTGCAAACTACTTGATGACAGTAATCAAACGAAAAGAAGAACAAATGTATGTAGCCATTTGGTTTTACATTGCTTCTTTTGTTACGGTTCCACTTCTATTTATCGTAAACAACATCGTCATCCCAGCAGGATTCTTAAAATCCTACTCGGTTTATGCAGGTGTGTTTGATGCCAACATCCAATGGTGGTATGGACACAACGCAGTAGCCTTTGTTCTTACGACTCCGTTTTTGGGACTTATGTACTACTACCTCCCAAAACACATCAAACAACCCATTTACTCGCATAGACTTTCGATCATCCATTTCTGGTCGTTAATCTTTATTTATATTTGGGCCGGTCCTCACCATTTATTATACTCTCCAATTCCAGAATGGTTACAAACAACAGGGATGGTATTTTCCATCATGTTATGGATGCCTTCTTGGGGTGGAATGTTAAACGGATTCCTCACACTGACCCAAGCAAAGGATAAAATCAAAGTAGATGCTACCCTCAAAATGATGTTAGCTGCCGTTACCTTTTACGGTATGTCCACATTTGAAGGCCCTCTTCTTTCCATTCGTGCAGTTTCTGCTCTTGGACACAATACTGACTGGATCATTGGTCACGTTCACTCAGGAACTCTTGGATGGGTAGGATTTATGTCTGCGGCAGCACTCTACTACTTAGTGCCAAGACTTTGGAATTCAAATCTTTATAGTGAAAAACTTGCCAATGCACACTTCTGGCTTGGAACTCTCGGTATCCTACTCTACATCATCTCCATGTGGGTATCTGGTATTACTGAAGGATCTATGTGGCGAGCAGTTGGCGAAAACGGCGAACTCGTTTATAAAGACTGGGTCGAAATTGTTGAGTTCTTAAAACCATTCCGACTATTCCGCGCGATCGGTGGAACACTCTACCTAACAGGAATTATACTAATGGTATACAACTTTATCAAAACCATCCAAAACAAAGATAGTGGTTTTGTAGAACAAGACTTACGTATAGGAGTGAAATCATAA
- a CDS encoding LA_0442/LA_0875 N-terminal domain-containing protein — protein MKLTITQYFKIATLLVVLTTNLTAENILLKKGGTLQGKVVEQDQYKLKIRKEDGTVVVLNKTDILKVVYKDHLTAAEEDKLRKAEEDKERIKREKEEAARLKKEQEDAAKLEKELAAKNATADAEAKRKQEEDAKRAEADRKNLTRGGAAWRSAVLPGWGQWKQERKVQAIVYPTIIAVGLFFTYDKHRMYLNAKRDYNNLENPYTTNGLFRAAVTPPSAATVSPTEAIVASQLGPFKGQRESVERHYREMQYIGVATLLVYFWNIFDAYYFHPTGSGLSYEDTRKEKFFMRSSVDRVGYHPTAIAGDRGIEHRTQLGYEFTF, from the coding sequence TTGAAACTTACTATTACACAATATTTTAAAATCGCAACACTTTTGGTAGTGCTTACCACAAACCTAACCGCAGAGAACATCCTCCTCAAAAAAGGAGGAACTCTCCAAGGTAAGGTGGTGGAACAAGACCAGTATAAGCTAAAAATTCGCAAAGAAGACGGAACCGTTGTTGTTCTCAACAAGACAGATATTCTTAAAGTGGTTTACAAAGACCACCTAACAGCCGCAGAGGAAGACAAACTTCGTAAAGCAGAAGAAGACAAAGAAAGAATCAAAAGAGAAAAAGAAGAAGCAGCTAGACTTAAAAAAGAACAAGAGGATGCTGCAAAATTAGAAAAAGAATTAGCTGCTAAAAATGCAACAGCTGATGCAGAAGCCAAACGCAAACAAGAAGAAGATGCAAAACGTGCAGAAGCAGACCGCAAAAACCTAACAAGAGGTGGTGCGGCTTGGAGATCCGCAGTCCTTCCTGGTTGGGGACAATGGAAACAAGAGAGAAAGGTACAGGCCATCGTGTATCCAACCATCATTGCCGTTGGTTTATTTTTCACATACGACAAACACCGCATGTATTTAAATGCAAAACGTGATTATAATAATTTAGAAAATCCTTATACCACCAATGGTTTGTTTCGTGCTGCTGTTACTCCTCCGTCTGCAGCAACAGTTTCTCCAACAGAAGCAATAGTAGCAAGTCAACTTGGTCCTTTCAAAGGCCAAAGGGAATCTGTGGAACGGCATTACCGAGAAATGCAATACATTGGAGTGGCTACCCTACTCGTTTATTTTTGGAATATTTTTGATGCCTATTATTTCCATCCAACGGGTTCAGGACTCAGTTACGAAGACACTCGCAAAGAAAAATTCTTTATGCGTTCTTCGGTAGACCGGGTTGGATACCACCCCACTGCCATCGCAGGAGATCGCGGGATAGAACACCGCACACAACTCGGTTACGAATTTACTTTTTAA
- a CDS encoding glutamate synthase subunit beta has translation MGKPTGFLEFKKEYLQKIEPKERVKNYKEFEKPFLETVAKDQGARCMDCGIPFCHGDTGCPVDNLIPEFNDFVYRGRWKEAWENLSKTNNFPEFTGRLCPAPCESACTLGIIEPPVSIKSIERTIIDRAWEEGWVIPQPPTSKSGKKVAVVGSGPAGLAAGQQLARAGHTVTIFEKNDRIGGLLRYGIPDFKMEKRHIDRRMKQMEAEGVTFKTNVNVGIDITAKQLLADFDSVVLACGSEVPRDLPVEGRKSKGVHFAMDFLSKNNKHVAGDAIEIINAKDKHVIVIGGGDTGSDCVGTSNRHGAKSVTQIELFPEPPKERDSSTPWPLYPKMLRTSTSHEEGVSRKWAVSTMGFKSNDKGEVTAIYGSEVKEENGKFNPIPGTEFEWPADLVFLAMGFVNPIKEGLIADLQKEGMELDGRGNVKADFGTKPGSFATSLPKVYACGDVRRGQSLIVWAISEGRKCADQVHQYLTSDQET, from the coding sequence GTGGGTAAACCAACAGGATTTTTAGAATTTAAAAAAGAATACCTTCAGAAGATTGAACCGAAGGAACGAGTTAAGAACTATAAAGAGTTCGAAAAACCCTTCCTTGAGACTGTTGCCAAAGACCAAGGCGCTCGTTGTATGGACTGCGGGATTCCTTTTTGTCATGGTGATACAGGATGTCCTGTTGATAACCTGATCCCTGAATTTAATGACTTTGTTTACCGAGGTCGTTGGAAAGAGGCTTGGGAAAATCTTTCGAAAACAAATAACTTTCCTGAGTTTACAGGAAGGTTATGCCCTGCTCCTTGTGAGTCGGCTTGTACTTTAGGAATTATTGAACCACCGGTATCAATCAAATCCATTGAAAGAACCATCATTGACCGTGCTTGGGAAGAAGGTTGGGTCATCCCACAACCTCCCACTTCCAAATCTGGGAAAAAAGTTGCCGTTGTTGGTTCAGGACCCGCTGGTCTTGCCGCAGGTCAACAGTTAGCTCGTGCCGGACACACTGTTACTATCTTTGAAAAAAATGACCGGATCGGTGGCCTACTCCGTTACGGAATTCCAGACTTCAAAATGGAAAAACGACATATTGACCGCCGTATGAAACAGATGGAAGCAGAAGGTGTTACCTTCAAAACCAATGTGAATGTGGGCATAGATATTACCGCAAAACAACTATTAGCAGATTTTGATTCAGTAGTTCTTGCTTGTGGATCAGAAGTTCCAAGAGACCTACCCGTTGAAGGAAGAAAAAGCAAAGGTGTTCACTTCGCCATGGACTTTTTGTCCAAAAACAACAAACATGTTGCCGGTGATGCCATTGAAATCATCAACGCTAAAGACAAACATGTCATCGTAATTGGTGGAGGGGATACAGGATCGGACTGTGTAGGAACTTCCAACAGACACGGGGCCAAGTCCGTCACTCAAATTGAACTTTTCCCAGAGCCACCTAAGGAAAGAGATTCCTCGACTCCTTGGCCACTCTATCCAAAAATGCTTCGCACTTCCACCTCACATGAAGAAGGTGTGAGTCGTAAATGGGCCGTTTCCACTATGGGTTTTAAATCCAATGACAAAGGGGAAGTGACTGCCATTTACGGATCCGAAGTGAAAGAAGAAAATGGAAAGTTTAATCCGATTCCTGGAACGGAATTTGAATGGCCTGCAGATTTAGTTTTTCTTGCGATGGGATTTGTAAACCCCATCAAAGAAGGACTCATCGCTGACCTTCAGAAAGAAGGAATGGAGTTAGATGGTCGGGGGAATGTAAAAGCTGATTTTGGAACAAAACCAGGATCATTCGCAACATCTTTACCAAAAGTGTACGCCTGCGGGGATGTAAGGCGAGGGCAATCCCTCATTGTTTGGGCCATTTCAGAAGGAAGAAAGTGTGCTGACCAAGTCCACCAGTATCTAACTTCAGACCAAGAAACGTAA